A region of Lycium barbarum isolate Lr01 chromosome 3, ASM1917538v2, whole genome shotgun sequence DNA encodes the following proteins:
- the LOC132630006 gene encoding uncharacterized protein LOC132630006 produces MGGKCPHRSVKKRRYSHKQYRRTKFLVNGDDVVYDELKKPEEQRKELPLDEDLPGMGQYYCIHCDRYFANVTVRDEHFKTKKHRKRVKIMMGPKPHTQLDADLAAGMGMPDNGPKLMSMS; encoded by the exons ATGGGAGGAAAGTGTCCGCACAGAAGCGTAAAGAAGAGAAGATACTCTCACAAACAATATCGGCGTACAAAGTTTCTTGTAAACGGTGACGACGTCGTTTACGATGAGTTGAAAAAACCCGAAGAGCAAAGGAAAGAGTTGCCTCTTGATGAAGATTTACCTGGAATGGGTCAATACTACTGTATTCACTGCGA TCGATATTTTGCAAATGTGACGGTGAGGGACGAGCATTTCAAGACCAAGAAGCACAGGAAGCG TGTGAAAATAATGATGGGCCCTAAACCGCACACCCAACTTGATGCTGACTTGGCTGCTGGAATGGGCATGCCAGACAATGGTCCAAAGCTAATGTCAATGAGTTGA